A genomic window from Martelella lutilitoris includes:
- a CDS encoding alpha-glucosidase, with product MPQPAQSRHWWKEAVAYQIYPRSFADSNGDGIGDIPGIIEKLDHVADLGIDVIWLSPHFDSPNADNGYDIRDYRKVMAEFGTMADFDRLLAEIKKRGMRLIIDLVVNHSSDEHEWFVESRSSRDNDKRDYYIWRDGSKGVPNNFVSYFGGSAWEKDDATGDYYLHYFAKKQPDLNWDNEKVRTQVYDLMRFWLDKGVSGFRMDVIPFISKNFAFPNLTEEEMKDPGRVYASGPRLHEYLQEMNREVLSHYDCMTVGEAAGVSDAQTPLFVDEARNELNMIFNFAVVMLDRDGWRWKPRKLTDMKATFDRLDKAVGMTGWNTVFLGNHDQPRAVSHFGDPAPEYRVLSAKALATMMLTMRGTPFIYQGEEIGMVNYPFTDLDQFDDIEVRGLRQDHVETGRVSAGELLENLNRVSRDHARTPMQWDASTNAGFTTAQKPWLAVNPNYLEINAAAARADQGSVYHHYRRLIALRHETPALVYGTYEDLAPDHETVFAFERRLDDARLVTAINFSREPVTWRHAALKGASGLVSNDEDRGAAIADDALTLLPWGAVVLKPAT from the coding sequence ATGCCGCAGCCCGCGCAAAGCAGACACTGGTGGAAAGAGGCCGTCGCCTACCAGATCTATCCCCGCTCCTTCGCCGATTCCAATGGCGACGGCATCGGCGACATACCGGGCATCATCGAGAAGCTCGATCATGTGGCGGACCTCGGCATCGACGTCATCTGGCTGTCACCGCATTTCGACAGCCCGAACGCCGACAATGGCTATGACATCCGCGACTATCGCAAGGTGATGGCCGAATTCGGCACCATGGCCGATTTCGACCGCCTGCTCGCCGAGATCAAGAAACGCGGCATGCGGCTGATCATCGACCTCGTGGTCAACCATTCGAGCGACGAGCATGAATGGTTCGTGGAGAGCCGGTCGTCACGCGACAATGACAAGCGCGACTATTACATCTGGCGCGACGGCTCGAAGGGCGTGCCCAACAATTTCGTATCCTATTTCGGCGGCTCGGCCTGGGAAAAGGACGATGCCACCGGCGACTACTACCTGCACTATTTTGCGAAGAAACAGCCGGACCTCAACTGGGACAACGAGAAAGTCCGCACGCAAGTCTATGACCTGATGCGCTTCTGGCTCGACAAGGGCGTCTCGGGTTTCCGCATGGACGTGATCCCGTTCATCTCGAAGAATTTCGCCTTCCCCAACCTGACCGAGGAAGAGATGAAGGATCCGGGCCGGGTCTATGCCTCCGGGCCGCGTCTGCACGAATACCTGCAGGAAATGAACCGCGAAGTGCTGTCGCATTATGACTGCATGACGGTTGGCGAGGCTGCCGGCGTTTCCGACGCGCAAACACCGCTCTTCGTCGATGAGGCCCGCAACGAACTCAACATGATCTTCAACTTCGCCGTCGTCATGCTCGACCGCGACGGCTGGCGCTGGAAGCCGCGCAAGCTCACCGACATGAAGGCCACCTTCGATCGGCTCGACAAGGCCGTCGGCATGACGGGGTGGAACACCGTCTTTCTCGGCAATCACGACCAGCCGCGCGCCGTCAGCCATTTCGGAGACCCCGCCCCGGAATACCGCGTGCTCTCGGCCAAGGCGCTGGCAACGATGATGCTGACCATGCGCGGCACGCCCTTCATCTACCAGGGCGAGGAGATCGGCATGGTCAACTATCCCTTCACCGATCTCGACCAGTTCGACGATATCGAGGTGCGGGGCCTCAGGCAGGACCATGTCGAGACCGGCAGGGTCAGCGCCGGGGAGCTTCTTGAGAACCTCAACAGGGTGAGCCGCGACCATGCCCGCACGCCGATGCAATGGGATGCTTCAACGAATGCCGGCTTCACCACGGCGCAAAAGCCCTGGCTTGCGGTCAATCCGAATTACTTGGAGATCAACGCCGCGGCCGCGCGGGCGGATCAAGGCTCAGTCTACCATCATTACCGGCGGCTGATTGCGCTGCGCCATGAAACGCCTGCGCTCGTCTACGGCACCTATGAAGATCTTGCGCCCGATCACGAGACGGTCTTCGCCTTCGAGCGCAGGCTTGATGACGCCCGTCTGGTCACGGCCATCAACTTCTCGCGCGAACCGGTGACCTGGCGTCATGCGGCGCTGAAGGGGGCGTCCGGTCTCGTCAGCAACGATGAGGATCGTGGCGCGGCTATCGCCGATGACGCGCTGACGCTTCTGCCCTGGGGGGCAGTGGTGCTCAAGCCCGCGACCTGA
- a CDS encoding 2'-deoxycytidine 5'-triphosphate deaminase — MSKTPGILPDHAIAALLEQKNLTTMKPLDHDQVQPASLDLRLGAKAYRVRASFLPGPRHSVADKLSRLSMHEIDLSQGAVLETGCVYIVELMEGLALPEHLSASTNPKSSTGRLDIFTRVIPDFAQEFDVIPSGYRGPLYLEISPRTFPVIVRQGSRLSQIRFRSGHSVLAEDALMALHRAETLVASDMPNISDGGIALSIDLEGEGLVGYRGKHHTGVIDVDRKAGYDILDYWEPIQGRGKGELILDPDEFYILVSREAVHVPPLFAAEMTPFDPLVGEFRVHYAGFFDPGFGHAEAGGRGARAVLEVRSHEVPFILEHGQIVGRLVYERMMDPPTALYGSGLGSNYQAQGLKLSKHFRAG; from the coding sequence ATGTCCAAGACGCCCGGAATCCTGCCCGATCACGCCATTGCCGCACTGCTCGAGCAGAAAAATCTGACCACGATGAAGCCGCTGGATCACGACCAGGTCCAGCCCGCAAGCCTCGACTTGCGCCTTGGCGCAAAAGCCTACCGGGTGCGCGCCAGTTTCCTGCCCGGTCCGCGCCACAGCGTTGCCGACAAGCTTTCGCGGCTTTCCATGCACGAGATCGACCTCTCGCAGGGCGCGGTTCTTGAAACGGGCTGCGTCTATATCGTCGAACTGATGGAGGGGCTCGCCCTGCCGGAGCATCTCTCCGCCTCAACCAACCCGAAAAGCTCGACCGGCAGGCTCGATATCTTCACCCGCGTGATCCCGGATTTCGCGCAGGAGTTCGATGTCATTCCTTCGGGCTATCGGGGACCGCTCTATCTGGAAATCTCGCCGCGCACCTTTCCGGTGATCGTGCGCCAGGGCTCGCGTCTCTCGCAGATCCGCTTTCGCTCCGGGCATTCGGTGCTCGCCGAAGACGCGCTGATGGCGCTGCATCGCGCCGAAACGCTGGTTGCCAGCGACATGCCCAATATTTCCGACGGCGGCATTGCGTTGTCGATCGATCTCGAAGGCGAGGGGCTGGTCGGCTATCGCGGCAAGCACCATACCGGGGTCATCGATGTCGACCGCAAGGCCGGCTACGACATTCTTGATTACTGGGAGCCGATCCAGGGACGCGGCAAGGGCGAACTGATCCTCGACCCGGACGAGTTCTATATTCTTGTCTCGCGCGAGGCCGTGCACGTGCCGCCGCTTTTCGCCGCCGAGATGACGCCGTTCGACCCGCTGGTCGGCGAATTCCGCGTCCACTATGCGGGTTTTTTCGATCCGGGTTTCGGCCATGCGGAGGCCGGCGGCAGGGGCGCGCGCGCGGTGCTCGAGGTCAGAAGCCACGAGGTGCCCTTCATCCTGGAACACGGCCAGATCGTCGGCCGCCTGGTTTACGAGCGCATGATGGATCCGCCGACGGCGCTCTACGGTTCCGGTCTCGGCTCGAACTACCAGGCCCAGGGCCTGAAACTGTCGAAACATTTCCGCGCAGGGTGA